tggCGGGGTCGCGGGCCAAAATGACAGAAATCAGCTACCATAATTTCGCACTCTGTCCCTACCCTTTCTATACAGCGGCAAAGATAAAACGGTCGTTTTGGTTGGCTAATCTAAGTCATGGCcacgagttattatattgtggccgCAACTtaataaattgtggccacaatataataactcgtggtcacaatttaataagttgtggccacaagatACTGAGTTGTGACCACAATATAATATCTCGTGGCCACTATTTACAAAGTTGTGGCAACAATTTAATAACTCGTGGCCAAAATTTAATAACtcgtggccacaatataaataaagtgttgcggatgtcacctctatgccaccgtaggtatttattaaacaatatatgttacaCGGTATGCTACCACTGGTTGTAATTGAAGGTGGGAACATCCTGCACTCGGGTTACTGTTTTGGCGATAAGTGACCGACAAAATAAGTTATTCTCCAGCCGAATATTTCCACAGTTAAGCAGTTATACCcttatatttgagccgtgccatgagaaaaccaacatagtggctttgtgaccagcatggatccagaccagcctgcgcatccgcgcagtctggtcaggatccatgctgttcacttacggtttctctgattgaaataggctttgaaagtgaacagcatggatcctgaccagactgcgcgaatgcgcaggctggtctggatccttgctggtcgaaagccactatgttggttttcccatggcacggctcatttatgtgcCACGCTTCTCCTACTATTAGTATTGACTCAACTTCTCATTTACCATGAAGAAATGTACCAAATAGGCAAACGATGGTGTCAGCCTAGGGAAAGTAGCTAACCTAGATGGTGGACAATATCCACTATCACCTGAGCAAACATACGCCGTTTGTTTTGCTATACCGAAGACAATATTTTAGGAATTTTACCATTATAAATAGTAAGAATTAAGTTTTAGGTGAGACattgttccaaggcggtgccccactgtgttcctttgtttgttcgttttgtccttgtgtgttgactttgtgtgcgcgcgtgtgtgtatgcttattgttcgtcttgtccttatgtgttggctttgtgtgtgtgtgtgtgtgtgtgtgtgtgtgtgtgtgtgtgtgttgttcgttttgtcctgatgtgtaagcattgagtgtgtgtgtggtgcacgcgtttgcgtgctggggggttcgttttgatgaggctgcgcttttggtgcgtggcactccctgtttgatatttttctttgttttcattagATTTTAAAACGTTTATAAGCGTTTACGAAGTCGCTTTATCAAATCATGCTAAAATGGTAAATGTTTCTATGTACATCATCAACAAGACAATTTTGAAGAGTTTATTGGTATTAGTTCAGGTTAACAGATATGCATTTATTGTTGCATGCAGATTTTATCGCTGCTAGTATATTATCCGAAAAATAACAAATTGTCTTGCGGATTCTTGACGAATGCGTTTTGCAGCGAATGAAGACGTTAGACCTAGCGAACAAATGCAATGAACTTTATCTGATATCGACTGACTTTAGAAACATCTGGAGTGCCACAAACATCTTAATAAATCAATAATGCCAGAGTAAACTAGAAAACTGTACCAAATACTCTTAGCCGAGAAAGTTCAAATAAGACTAAAAATCTGGTTTAGATCCTACAACTCTCAAAATATTGCAGGCCCGTGTCCAAATccctatttatttcaaatgtctcGCAGAAGGTCGTTAATGTCCGTTTGGTGTGGCACCTTATGGAACCGGGAAAAGTCTGTAATCTACATTatagattttcttttcaaatggaAGTCCAGAATGATATCCTCCAGTCTACTGACGAAAACTGTCTTAAGGCCCTGAATCTACTTGATATGTCCACTGACTTTGACACAATGGACCTCTAAACACTATAACATGTACTCGAAATCAATTTGGAGCCGCTGAATAAAACACATACAAGGATCCATGTCGTCATTTCTAAGCCACCGTTATCTTACAAAATATGTTGACTGTGAGTTATGGACGCTACAAGTGCTGATAAAATACTAGTACTTTTGTGCCCCTCTGTTAAACCTGCCATTTAAGCCAGTAGAAGAGAAAATAACCATTTAAACACAAATGTGACAGACGCTTTTACTATTTAAATATCTTTGTACTATTTCACATACATATAGTTTGCAATGTAACAAGCTATATCTTGTCCAGGGGCTGATAACTTAAATGCAACGCAATCTCAGAATTGGAAAATAAAGTTGTCGTTTCGTCAAGCTGCCATGTTAGAATGCTCTCTTGTCTCCTTCAGAAGGACACGCATACATCACCTTTTGTATCAGGTATGTACACCTCACTGAAATCAAATAATCAGATATGTTAGTCTTACATCGTATATCTTATACATTCGGTGATAGTATAACCATGAATCGCCTAAAAACTTTCACACTCAACAGCATTTTATTCTAGCTAAACATTCGCGTGTTCTTCTCTCATATCATTGTTCTTGTTTACCtgttgttaatttctttttttttcacacaatttcACATTTACATTTAATGGTATCAATTATCGAAATCTTACCGATCTACGTTTAAGGTAATTAATACTTTAAGCCAAATGCGATTCGTTTATgagaatttttttaacaaattataacCCTGTAGTCAACAGTCGTTAAAAATGCACTCGTgtgtttcaagaaataatatgaCATGCCCTACTTACAAATCAAGTTTTGTACTGGCTTTGGTTTATTTCCCCAGCAGATAAACACGAAATATAACGGTGCACCAAAGGCAATCAACAACAACCCCAGTCCACTCTCGCTCGGCTTCTGGTACACTGTGAGCACCAGTATCACTACACTGACCAGTAACAGAAAGATAGGCAGTCCTATTGGCAgctgaagaaaaacaacattcaatgtaCGAAATAAGATCAGAATATAATGCAAACGAAAATGTGTCGGCAAGAGGGCATACTCTATTGGTTAGATATATCCCCTGAATTTAAGTCAATGCAAGACAATAAccatcattttcttttctttctttttttgtacttttagcaagCGCTGAATTTAAGCAAAACACGTTCGGATGTTACCGTGAAAGTTGTACTTGTGTACTTAACTACCTACGGCCCATATTTGTTACAGTTGTTTAATTATAGTCCAGTTTATGCTGTTACATGTTTCTGTCCTAAATTCATACACTATTTGTCCCACTTTATCTAAACCTATCTTAAAATATTGCATTGATGGTTCATTTAAAGTGTGCTACGCCTCTATGATTAAATACGTATCAATGATATAAACTACTTTATCAAACAAGTGAAAAGTGTACCTTAATGGGTCTGTGCAGGTCTGGTTCCTTGTATCTGAGATAGATTTGACCAGCGAAAACACAGCAGAGAACCATTGAGAATCCGAACCCCATTAACTCTATGAGATAGAATATCTCCTCAAAACTCTGCATTATTACTGTCAGCACCATCTGCAAATAAGTAAATCTGAACATGGGTTTTCCaaacatcatttaaaaaaaaatgcttattctaacacgatccgattcattttcctattaaacaaagaaggctgaaaacagtgaattattatacaacaatttactgttctgacgtcacaatcattATGGCATGGCGTCAAAAGGCATAGCcgcgcactggaaaagaaaccgattgaaaacaggcaaatatttactgaatgccgtcaaggatgtactttaaagtcgctggtaacgtgttagaatcgaaataatatatttcatttagtgatttgctcttgaataaaatcattgtttgtcattcagatgcgtattattatatcactcgggctgcgccctcgtgatataattccttcgcattttaactccaaacaatgatttattcagcgacaaatcactcagtgagatataataattatttcttgAACAGCTACTTGATTTAATGGCGATCTTTAAAATAGTGAAACATCAATTGTGCCTTTTGCGAATCATTTCAAACTTTATCGGGCATTAAGATAGAGACACAGACTTTTCGCACATCATCTTTTTTCTACCAGCTTCTTCGGCTGTTTATCACACAGCACTACAGCACTGATACTGGCACAGTAAACTATCAGTTAAGATTAATATTGCTGACATTTAAGTACGAGACGTGAAAATCCTTTCTATTTAAAGTGATAAAACCAGTTACACTTACAATGACCAGTAGTGAGGGAGCTGGTGTGAGATATTTAATGTTGATCATTGAAATAAAACTCGGTAAATGTTTGTATTCGGCTCCTGTCATAAACAGTCTGAAATAGATATGAAAGGTGTTTGCTGTTTCACACGAATACAGTTATCAACGTGTAAGTTCCAACCAAATAGTTAGTCTGGTTAACTAGCCAGGTAAAGCATGATATGCAGTGAGTTTGATACCAGGACAAACTGTGTGTTTCGTCCTGTCTCAGTTTCTTTGCCGAGAAGTTGCTAGAATTTCCATTGAAAAAAGGTAGAAGTGGGAGCAAATATAAATTCAGAACCGGACTGCTATATTTCGCTTAACCCCACAAAATGAACAATGATAGGAGTAAATAGAGGAATATGATGCAATTTCGTGAGAGAAATTGTACTAACCTTGACATGGATAGAGAGTTTCCGTTGATACTTCCCATCACAGAAATTGCGATAAGAATCGGTGTGATCCAGGATGCCGCGGGTATTGTTAGCTGAGAGAATGTctgaaaaatgtttcattatcacAAAGTTTAATATTTGCACTTTACATATACATACAACTTGGTTCGATTAATGATATGCccttgaaatattgcaaaataaattgcACCCCGCCGTGGAGAAATCGATTTCAATGCCGACTTACAAAAAGTTGAGAAATTTTTTTGATGTCGGTATGTGTTGAGAGTAAGTACAATGCTGAACATTCAATCCGCGACTTCGAGTTAGTTTCAAACATGTGACTGTCTAGTTTTTGCTAACGATTTTATATGCAAATTAAAATCACTGTTTATATGGCTACTGAAGTGATCATATCACGTGGCCTTTTACTGTGCAGTTTAATTTATGTGTATAATTAACTGCCTGTTAGATGGCATATCTTTCTCATAAGACTTTTCTGTATAGGCCAACTGGCGTTGTGCTTACTTGTACAATCTACTTGATTCAAACTGTAAACAACAATAAACGTAAATTTTGCTTTCTTAAACTCTCCTCAACATTATAAATTGATGCTTATCGAGATAGCTATCACTTAAATCATTAGCATTATAGATACTCGTCTCCCTCCTTAAATATACTCAAATAAAATGATCAcatgctttgaaaaataaattaaaatttactcAGTCTGTATTCAAGTGCAGAttgttataaaatgattttatgacagAGAACATGAAAATTATAATTAGCATGTCATTCAAATAGAAATGCCTGCTATGCTCTGTTTCAAGACTGTTACAACCCAACTGTCTGCTGCTATTTGATGCTTTAATACTTAGTCTAGTAATAGCAAACATCTTAAAAGTTTTGCACTAGACAAAAAGAGAAAGTTATATTTTCTTACATTCAAaagcttttatctttttttatatatcagatctataaatgttcatgaaacaatatatttattcgAAATGGCAAGTGCATATAAAATGTCTTCATGAGCATCTGGAGTCACAAACTccaaatacaacatttttttcagatctttatgaaaccttgtgagaatgtttgtcttctgTAGAATCACTTACAAAGTATCATAAATGGGCAATATAGACCTTTAATGTGCCTTTTGTTGAAAAACAAATCTAACCATGCCAACAGTAttggatatttataaatatatgctTATTTTTATTCAGAGCCAAGGAAGTCTTTGACCCAGGTAACACCTGAAGTAGAACACAATCAACAAATTTCAGCTGCTGGAGTTTTGACCTGAACAGAATCAGCAAATTCAACTACTGTACAGTTGCAGGCATCCCAGTTTCTTGGTAAGGGTTACATCACATGTGATAGCGCATATCTAACGAGAGGACTTCAAATATCCGGTGGACTTTGTAACGTCGTTGGCATGGTCTGAAGTATGACACAAATGTGTTGCCGACTTGTTAACCGTGATACGTTTTGAAGCCATTTCTTAGTAGGTATAATGTTTTATTTCTCATGCAAAATTAAAGCACTTTCTTTCATGGTTAATAAAGTATGATGttatcctccccccccccccccccccacccccacgcgCAAAAACAAAATCCCTTTTCAATAGGAAGATGATACATATATCAGcaacatttttcaacaattatattTAAGCAGTGAAATGAAACTGAACCATGTGTTCAAAATAATTTGCAATATTTCTGGGAACGAAGCCGGATTTGATTTAACAAAACAGATCAATACAAAGACGAACATAAAGGGTATCTTAATAAATACCTTCCTCAtagacaaaatattacaaaagaaattatctgacaaataaataaaacaaaagacaatCTTATGGTTTGACGTAATCAAGAAAGAAGAAGTAAGTTAACTGATTAAAGGGGCTGTTGAAGGTCCTCGAAATATGATTATGCTTGATAAATGTGTATGTGGTTTCTCTCtacaattacatattttattttaaaataatttaataatttacacGAGGATATTTACTTTTGGACCTTAGGCTTCTATGCTATACATCATTCCAAAATAACATCGATAAGAAGTTTGTCTGTTACAGCTATCTTGACAATTAAAtcagtaaacaaaaaataaatgaccTCTTTTTTATCATAAgcactttttctttctttatacttTAAAAGTAAGTAATGGACACGCCAACTTACCACAGCTACTGCAGAAGAAGCTAGCATCTCTGATGGTGTAAGGACGGCGAAGTATGCGATATTTGCTATGAGATATACCACCGTTACTATGGTGATTGATATCACAATAGCTCGCGGgagatttctgaaaaaaaaacaaaaacaaatttttttaataaaaggaaaTTTATATATTATGCAAATTACAAATTTGTTAAGTTGAGGACTTTTCTCTTGAATTCTCTATAAACACAAACAGAATTCAATCTCGCATGGTCGTTCCTAGTCATTGTCATTTTACACGTTAGAATAAAACACTTTAGCACTTCAATTGTATGAGGTGCATAAACATTACTTCATCACTCGAATTCaggtttttattcaatttataacATCAACACAACTGACATTTAGTAAGTagaacaccaaaaaaaaataaaaataaaaacatgtctatatatatatatatatatagtctggtATCAACAAtgccatttttgacaattttacatacaGTACAAATAACATATTGGAGGGACAGACTTTAGAAAGATTATACTTACTTATGAGGTTCAATCAATTCGTCTGtaagaaaatttaaataactCCTGAAATAAAAGAAAGTGTGCATATTCAAACAACAAGGTAATGTCAGTCACGTGCAGGGCACAATTACACTTGCCCAGACCCTTACAGTTTCTAGTGACCAAGGTGAATTGTGGCAATACTAAAGGACAATTTCACTGTTGTCATATGCAGTCAAGAAGGGCCTTTGTAATTATAGTTTTGTGAAACAAACTATATTCTTGCGACCTTTTCTGTGTATTGGAAGTAAACAGATTCTATTGCAGAAATGATTTGATTTAAGAATGCTCTTTAGAATTTATTGCTTCAACTGCAACGCCTAATAATATTAGTTGCGCTCATTTATAGATATCAAGAAAACGTATAGCCTCGAAGAAGTGGTGCATATTGATGTGTGTGATCTTCGACTGTACAAAGGACAGTTCTAACGTTCTGTTTACTTGACTTACCATCCTCCAAATGCCCAGAACCCGGAGTAGAAAGCAATGGCAATCGAACCAGCACTGAAGTCGCTGTCGGCAAAGGAATCGTTAAAATTATCTATCTCACCTGAAAAAAACCCATTTTACTTAAATGACTAACAAATTTCTTTCAGACATTTGCATAAAAATCATGTCGCTTTCGGATAATGTTTTATTTCGACAGACTTTCACTGGACTTCTTTATAAAATCAGTTAACATTTATATTATGTGGCTTTTCTTCTTTATTCTGAATAACTTTTGATTTCTAGTCTACTTGAAAATTAAAAGTGTCATGTAATCAATTTATAATATGGACTGAAATATTGTTCAAACAATTCAAATACGtaaagaaattgtaaaataagAAACACTCAAATTGTCTTTGAAAGGTTTTTCTACGATCTCTTCCAcagaatttatatacatgttcgcaacaaaataaaagaaaatggtatTTAGTGATTTTTTTCGTACGGCAGTATCTGTGGTTTCCGTATTCGGCCTTAATGCTGTCTCAAATAAAATTAATTCGCTCTTAAAATTCTCGTTTCTGTCTAGCTTCTCATTAGTGATCGGACATTTTCATTACAATTCCGTTATCGGCGAAACACAGTGTCTTTATATTTGCATAAATAACGGAATTACAGGGATTTGAAGACACTTAAACAGACAGCTTCTAATTTGAATTTATACCTAATCGATACAATGCCCGATTTGTAAGTTATTGTTTATTCATGTTCTATGACAATCTGGATGTCATCAAGTTTATAGTTCCATCTTTCACATAAACACTCCGGAAATAGAGTTTAGCACACGAGACTATCGCGAAAAGCATTCAAAcaagtaaaacaaaatgtattaaatgCTGGGCAAAAAGGCAATATTGTCAAATTACAAATTAACACGCGCTCATAGCATCCTTTACGGAGCATCGAAGCAAAATATCGGCCTAAGGTAGCCTAAAGTTTTTTTGCAGTCAGTTCCATCGAAGCTGTACCAAGAAGTACACTATATAAGGCAgttaaatttgacaaaaaaagctTGATATGGGACAGTAcaaaaggaaaaaaggaaaacgAATGCCGTCAAATATGACTCTAAAAGAAATACGAACCTTTTCCAATGTAAATGAAACCAATTACTATGATCATCATAAGAGCTCCCAGCTTGCTCGTGGTGATTACAACTTGAAACTTTGTCGACCATTTCACATTTATACAGTTGATACTGACTAACAATGCTGCAAATAAAAGGTAAGCATAATGATTATTTTGAACTTTATTCATCGAGctttttatcattatatatagAAGCAGGGTTAAGATATCAGAAATGAAAACAGGGGAGGGAGACCCTTCTAATTTGaacagtttcattttcatgtaacaAAATACAATTCATCGTAAAACAAAGTAGGCTGTATCTTGCACAATACCACTTAAGGAATACCGATGTTAGTCGTATTTTTTGTCATTATAAGCAGATTACTGAGATGGTTCGTACTTAACAGAATACAAAGATTGGGTCGTACTCAATCATAGTACCAAGGTATGTCGTATGAGAGTTGTCGCATTCCAGCAGAATACCATGTATGTCGTTGAGAAGATATAATTGAAGGCTCATTTTAGACGAAAAATCAGATAGTttgtattcagaaaaaaaatagtgcGGTGTATTATTTTAAACGCTTATCAAGAAAGGTAGCTTTAAGAAGAATGCTGAGGAATTTCGCTTTTTAGAAGAAGTTCGAGATAGGTCACCACAGTTTTAGAAGAGTATCGAGGTAGTTGGTTTTAGAAGAATAATATTCTAAAAAGATATCGAGGTATGTCGTTTTAGAAGAATACCGAGTTAGGTCGTTGCCTAGAAATAAATGTGTAGGACGTTTTTATAAAGCGATGTATGTCGTTTATAGAAGAATATCAAGTTATGTCAtgtcggttttttttttaaatatcgagGTAGGCCGTTTTCAGAAAAATACCGAAGTAGATGGTTCCACTAGTTACAGAGACTTAAATTCCTTTCACTCAGCAGAACAGCGTTGTCTTTTTAAAACTTAGACAACCCGATCATTAATTCGTCCACAAAACCCTGCAATACATTAACGCCGTTTCGATACTGTATGATCCACCTCTACAAAACTTGTACAGTGATCCTTACAAAAGTAGTATACTAAGTAAGACGTCACTTCCAATGAGAAAATACAGATAACATGCCTGTCGGTAATCATGAGGAATACTAACCTACTTATGTGTGACAGATTGTGCCTTACCCACTGACCCAGTACGATTCTGCCATAATGCAGTACAACGAtaagatttttgtaaaaatgtacttACTTTTTGACTAGTTTCTACGGAAGCTCCGAGGGGATAAGTGTTCGTTTTTATCTCGTGACCGCGAGTACTAACTAAATTTGTTCCCATGCGGAGTTCGACGGTCTTTTTATCTGGCgtttcttgtttgtttatttataggAACacttttgaatcatttttaaattgcAAGAACAAAATACAATCAGTTTAAGCCCATTTAAACTCATCTAAGTTTATTTACACTATACAGAAAGAAATACGAAACTGCATTTTTGGAGATTTCATTTCTTTGTATATTGGAATATCAGAATTGATTCCAAAGGCACTAACAACATAGGTCGGTCAAACATTTGGGAATATGACGGTCATAAGCGGAATGAACGTTAACAATTAGTTTACCCCTAATATTTTATTCCAGCGGAGTTTGTACGTGTCTTTTGTATCGATGACAATTTTTTGAGAAGTTATTAGTcagttttaatctttttttacagggatgtgcctaattattcgaaatataattattgtggattcctacattgaaaaaataatgctgctaaaaaatttaaaattaaattaataccAATGCCtttcaaaaatgtatgtttgtatataaattgcaaatggcaatgtaattattattttaactttaaacatcaAGTCAAttggtaaaatttatatttatgcaataattattttgcattgtcGACCTTTTTGGACAAATGAATAAGTGCTCCTACAATCAATCATTTTACTTAATACATCACTGTAGAATGCGGAATATGATCAAAAGACATTTCTATTGTAGTTAGATCTTCAGTCGTATCAGCAATGTTACACACTTGACATTTCATTGTGAGAAATcctgcatcaaaattttattgtCGTTATAAGAACATTGAGTGCTACCATTCAAGCTTATGGCTTTAGACTCCTTGGTATATACTAAGCATTCGATCTGTCATTTTGCTTGACATAAATATACTGTTCATAATGTTATATGCATTATTAAGTAAGATTTAACCCTTTATATGCTATAAAACCATAGACGCTgaatttcaaaacatgttttctgTACATTGTCCTCATAGGTTTAGGTTAGTAGTTGAGGCACTAAAAAATGGGTTACAGTGATAATTAATAAATCAATTAAGGACTATTATACATTTCGAAATAATTTTTAATGTGTCATTTAAGCGTTGCTGGAGCTTCTTACGGTtcaattgtgtgaaatttcaacgcGGACGCAAGTTGATAGTTAAGAACGGAAGCAAAGAAATTGAAAGTAATAGATTTTTAAATTGACTATTACCACACCCAAACTATtcttaataataatttatattactttattttttgttacgaCTTATATTAGTATGGAACTAGTATTAAATTCCAAAtatgtgtaatttttttttaatttatctttatattAACAATTATATATTAGGCacaattttttctgtttttttaaaattgcaagAACAAAATACAAGAAAAGCTATTTGGTGAACTTAGTTGaagattttattaactaaaaaGTGGATAAAACCTTAAAGTGTTCTGGGATTTCAGTCGAAATACTGGCTTTAAGACCTAGTTTGCTTAGACGATTGCGACTATACGACTGGCAAATGGATCCGAGAAAATGAACCCAGAAGTCCAAGAGCCCAATGGAAATATATTCTGCTGGACTGTGGAATACATGCTCTAACGTTAAATATCATTCAGTGATAACTCCACTACATCATTCAATCATTTTAATTCAGTCAATGCGACGGGAGTAAATATATTCAGATCGTATTCCCGTATCGACGCGTAACAATTTTTGTTCTTTAACGGCAACAGTTTCTTTTATAATGCTGCCTGTGTTAGTTTGTTCGTTCATAGATTGCTATCCATTACATTAGTTGTCGAATCACCATAATTTTCTTTGGATTCTTTAGCAGATTATCAAAAATACTGTGTGCAATGCAAACAATTGTTCCGTAGAAATCCATTTAAAAATCCTTGATACCAACATGACCTTTAAAAATGTCTGTTTGTGATAGCAAAATGCTAATGAGCGAATAGTACATAAAACACCCCTTTTTCTTAACTTTAAACAGTGCTGATAGCTTCAGAATGGTAAATGGTGTATACTTTAGCAATAATTCATTTTTGCTGTGTTCTGACCTTTTTAACATCAATGAAACTAGTGTCTCCCTAACAATACAATCCAGCTTTCCGATGCGCGTACACCGGTCATCATCTCTGACTGTCAGACAGCGAGAGAGTATGATCTAAAAAGGTCACCATTTCTCATTCGTAGCGTTATATTGATATCTCTCGAGCTCGCTTATCTCACTATTTCCGCCGTCTCAAAGACATTTACAAGTCCTGTCCGcagaaaacacgtgcacaaaatatcattttaagtagaGTGTCGGTTATCAAAGCAAAGCACTTGATGCTACCGAGTTTCAGCTGTATCAGGCTTTAGCAACTctgtggtataataaataaaagtcCATTGGCCGATCGGTAAGTCATTATGTCATTGACCTATACAAGTACATAACTGTTCCTAATGTTATATGTTATCTACTTACAGTACGATTTTTAACTCCCttttattatgaaacaatatCACGACAACCAATAGACGATGTAATATCAACATGTTTGAACTCTTCAACATGTGTCCTCCGGTAGCGCGTTCTCACGGCCTTACGAAGAACTTTACGgccattaaaataaaaagtttttttataatattaataaatataatattaataaatcaatttaaatactATTAAATGCAATGTTTTCGAAATAAAGTTTTAATGGTGGGTCGTATTTAAGAGACGTTGCAAGGAGCGTTCGATTATCCGGTTTAAGCGCCAGGGAACGCAAAAGTTACAGACTAGCTCATCTATGTATACGGAAGCAAAGAAAACAGAACAACAGATCCACGactttttctgaaaatgactAGTTGTTAAGCCCGATCTAGACTGGAACCTAGTATTTAAAAATTCCCTATCCTATATATGGTAgggatctttttttttcttctttttttaacttttttttccgaGCACCGAATTAATGGTACATATCAACATGac
This window of the Mercenaria mercenaria strain notata chromosome 5, MADL_Memer_1, whole genome shotgun sequence genome carries:
- the LOC123557455 gene encoding large neutral amino acids transporter small subunit 1-like → METENKNPALTDSNGEMMRNGRNELNEKGDIVGTSRQSNINGFTTIMNEQTNTGSKTLKIETVVSLKKQISLVQSVAIIVGIIIGSGIFVSPVGILTNVKSVGMSCVMWTVCGVFSGLCALCYAELGACIPQSGGEYIYIKRAFGDFPGFLCLWINFIIICPVGIAASSLIFATYVLKPVFPDCEPPATALRLLAALVVTLLVSINCINVKWSTKFQVVITTSKLGALMMIIVIGFIYIGKGEIDNFNDSFADSDFSAGSIAIAFYSGFWAFGGWSYLNFLTDELIEPHKNLPRAIVISITIVTVVYLIANIAYFAVLTPSEMLASSAVAVTFSQLTIPAASWITPILIAISVMGSINGNSLSMSRLFMTGAEYKHLPSFISMINIKYLTPAPSLLVIMVLTVIMQSFEEIFYLIELMGFGFSMVLCCVFAGQIYLRYKEPDLHRPIKLPIGLPIFLLLVSVVILVLTVYQKPSESGLGLLLIAFGAPLYFVFICWGNKPKPVQNLILRCTYLIQKVMYACPSEGDKRAF